In a genomic window of Cytobacillus sp. FSL H8-0458:
- a CDS encoding glycerophosphodiester phosphodiesterase family protein has translation MNKRKKILKQIIITLLILGVFMFLNNSSLLTKERNDKPLLLAHRGMAQTFHMEGITGETCTAERIYEPEHTFLENTIPSMEAAFEAGADVVELDIQLTKDGQFAVFHDWTLECRTNAKGNTREYSMGELKKLDIGYGYTYDQGKTHPFRGKGVGMMPSLEEVINEFPEGDLLIHIKSNDSQEGVKLAEYLSMFPADRLEKISVYGGDRPIAALKEEMPGMRIMSKATLKDCLLPYIGAGWTGYVPNACKKTQVHIPESYAKLMWGWPNKFLNRMDDAGTRVIVVAGDGSWSEGFDRPEDLKRLPDGYSGGIWTNRIELIASKYKEE, from the coding sequence ATGAATAAGAGAAAGAAAATCTTAAAACAGATAATTATAACTTTATTAATTCTCGGCGTATTTATGTTTTTAAATAACAGCTCCCTGCTTACGAAAGAAAGAAACGATAAGCCGCTGCTGCTCGCTCATAGAGGAATGGCACAGACCTTTCATATGGAAGGGATCACAGGAGAAACGTGTACAGCTGAGAGAATTTACGAGCCTGAGCATACCTTTCTTGAGAATACGATTCCTTCCATGGAAGCGGCTTTTGAGGCAGGTGCAGATGTAGTCGAACTGGATATTCAGCTTACGAAGGATGGACAATTTGCGGTGTTCCATGATTGGACGCTGGAATGCCGGACAAACGCAAAGGGAAATACGAGAGAGTATTCAATGGGGGAATTAAAAAAGCTGGACATTGGATACGGCTATACATACGATCAGGGAAAAACCCATCCGTTTCGCGGTAAAGGGGTCGGAATGATGCCAAGCCTGGAAGAAGTCATTAACGAGTTCCCGGAAGGAGATCTTTTAATCCATATTAAAAGCAATGACTCCCAGGAAGGAGTAAAGCTTGCTGAATACTTGTCCATGTTTCCAGCAGACAGATTGGAGAAAATATCTGTATATGGAGGAGACAGGCCTATTGCCGCACTGAAGGAAGAAATGCCTGGGATGCGGATTATGTCTAAGGCTACATTGAAAGATTGCCTCCTGCCATATATAGGTGCGGGATGGACAGGTTATGTTCCAAATGCCTGCAAAAAGACACAGGTTCATATTCCTGAATCGTATGCAAAGCTGATGTGGGGATGGCCAAATAAGTTCTTAAACCGAATGGATGATGCAGGTACAAGAGTTATAGTGGTTGCAGGGGATGGCAGCTGGTCAGAAGGATTTGACAGACCTGAAGACCTAAAACGGCTCCCTGATGGCTACTCAGGAGGCATCTGGACAAACAGGATTGAGCTGATTGCCTCAAAATATAAAGAAGAATAG
- a CDS encoding ABC transporter ATP-binding protein yields MLKINGINAFYGKIQVLKNISLEVEEGSIVTILGANGAGKTTTMKTISGMLKPQAGSIQFQGQDVTGLRPDQLLRKGIALVPEGRQILSGMTVLENLEMGAYHRKDNEIDRDIKNVMERFPILEERQKQLGGTLSGGQQQMLAIARAILSKPKLLLLDEPSMGLAPLIVADIFKIIKEINEAGTTVLLVEQNARQALKISDYGYVLETGKMVAEGSSEKLLNDPRIMEAYLGRKSS; encoded by the coding sequence ATGCTTAAGATAAATGGGATTAACGCTTTTTACGGCAAAATCCAGGTTCTTAAAAACATCAGCCTCGAAGTGGAAGAAGGAAGTATTGTTACGATCCTTGGCGCAAATGGCGCAGGGAAGACAACGACCATGAAGACCATTTCCGGAATGCTTAAGCCTCAAGCCGGAAGCATTCAATTCCAGGGGCAGGATGTAACGGGACTTCGGCCGGACCAGCTGCTGCGCAAAGGGATTGCCCTTGTTCCGGAAGGCCGCCAAATTCTTTCCGGAATGACAGTGCTTGAAAACCTCGAAATGGGAGCATACCACCGGAAGGATAATGAAATTGACCGGGATATTAAGAACGTTATGGAGCGTTTCCCCATCCTCGAAGAAAGGCAGAAGCAGCTTGGCGGAACATTATCCGGCGGACAGCAGCAGATGCTGGCCATTGCGAGGGCAATCCTCAGCAAACCAAAGCTGCTTCTTCTTGACGAACCGTCAATGGGGCTGGCCCCGCTGATAGTGGCTGACATCTTTAAAATTATAAAAGAAATTAATGAAGCGGGCACGACTGTTCTATTGGTAGAACAGAATGCAAGGCAGGCACTGAAAATATCCGATTATGGGTATGTCCTGGAGACAGGCAAAATGGTTGCTGAGGGAAGTTCAGAGAAGCTTCTGAATGATCCGCGTATCATGGAAGCCTATCTGGGGCGTAAATCAAGTTAA
- a CDS encoding ABC transporter ATP-binding protein: protein MVLQVKKACKNFGGLSALSDVSFSINQGEIFGLIGPNGAGKTTMFNLITSMFTPTSGEIIFNEDNINGLKPHLITKKGICRTFQNIRLFPQMTAVENVMVGEHCRSKSGVFSSVFRTKSQRQEEERIRSKANELLEFVGLGGFAETVSDSLAYGQQRRLEIARALASSPQLLLLDEPAAGMNETETSELFQLIKKIQEQGVTVLLIEHDMPLVMKLCDRIAVLNFGRKIAEGTPAEIQNNPDVIEAYLGSEEEDMYA, encoded by the coding sequence ATGGTACTTCAAGTCAAAAAAGCATGTAAAAACTTTGGCGGGCTGAGTGCCCTGTCTGATGTCTCGTTCTCTATAAATCAAGGTGAGATCTTTGGGCTGATTGGTCCGAATGGAGCCGGGAAGACAACGATGTTCAATCTGATAACATCGATGTTTACTCCTACCTCAGGCGAGATTATCTTTAATGAAGACAATATCAATGGCTTAAAGCCGCACCTGATAACGAAAAAAGGCATTTGCAGGACATTCCAGAATATTCGCCTGTTTCCGCAGATGACAGCAGTAGAAAACGTGATGGTTGGGGAGCACTGCCGAAGCAAATCAGGGGTTTTCAGCAGTGTATTCAGGACAAAATCACAGCGGCAGGAAGAAGAGAGAATCCGCAGCAAAGCGAATGAACTATTAGAGTTTGTGGGGCTGGGCGGCTTCGCGGAAACTGTATCAGACAGCCTCGCATACGGCCAGCAAAGAAGGCTGGAGATTGCCCGTGCCCTGGCCAGCTCTCCCCAACTGCTGCTGCTCGATGAACCGGCAGCCGGAATGAATGAAACAGAAACAAGCGAATTATTTCAACTCATCAAAAAAATTCAGGAACAGGGCGTCACGGTCCTGCTGATTGAACATGATATGCCGCTTGTCATGAAATTATGCGACCGTATCGCCGTCCTTAATTTCGGCAGGAAGATTGCTGAAGGCACACCTGCTGAAATCCAGAATAATCCTGATGTTATCGAAGCCTATCTCGGAAGTGAGGAGGAGGATATGTATGCTTAA
- a CDS encoding branched-chain amino acid ABC transporter permease: MLAELINPYYLQVASFILINIILGVSIYITLSTGQLSLANAGFMGIGAYTSALLTLNFDLPIIVGILAGTLLAGVFGILIGIPTLRLQGVYLAIVTLGFGEVIRVIFVNWESMTKGAVGLSGIPHMGRELLNTLKDLGFDPKILGLQNNQFVFLAIFLILLGVTISIIAFFRRQNRSRVGRAFAAIKLDEKAAESMGINITYYKVLAFAQGALVAGFAGALFAHVLAYISPADFAYHRAVEILIFAVFGGSEVIWGPVFGALFLTVMPEVLRFISEYRYMIYGLIIIIMMAVRPQGLIDVNILNWVKLKTSKRRQKHGTSSQKSM, from the coding sequence ATGCTTGCAGAATTAATAAATCCATATTATTTACAGGTAGCTTCGTTTATATTAATCAACATTATATTAGGGGTTAGTATTTATATTACTCTATCAACTGGACAGCTTTCGCTCGCCAACGCAGGATTTATGGGGATCGGTGCCTATACATCTGCACTATTGACGCTGAATTTTGACCTTCCGATTATTGTGGGCATACTGGCAGGCACTTTATTGGCAGGTGTTTTCGGAATCCTGATCGGGATACCGACATTAAGGCTTCAGGGTGTTTATCTCGCAATTGTTACCCTCGGGTTTGGAGAGGTTATCCGCGTTATTTTTGTAAACTGGGAGTCAATGACAAAGGGAGCTGTCGGTTTATCAGGCATACCGCATATGGGCCGTGAGCTGCTGAATACGTTAAAAGACTTAGGCTTTGATCCGAAAATACTTGGACTTCAAAATAACCAGTTTGTATTTCTGGCTATCTTCCTCATTTTATTAGGGGTGACAATCAGCATCATCGCATTTTTCAGAAGGCAGAACCGCTCAAGAGTAGGACGGGCTTTCGCAGCGATTAAGCTGGATGAGAAAGCTGCAGAATCAATGGGCATCAATATCACGTATTATAAGGTCCTGGCATTTGCACAGGGTGCACTGGTAGCCGGATTTGCAGGTGCACTATTTGCGCATGTTCTTGCGTACATAAGTCCTGCCGATTTTGCCTATCACCGTGCCGTTGAGATTCTGATTTTCGCCGTTTTCGGGGGAAGCGAAGTCATCTGGGGACCGGTGTTTGGGGCTCTCTTTTTAACTGTAATGCCGGAAGTGCTCCGATTTATCAGCGAATACCGCTACATGATTTACGGTTTGATCATTATTATTATGATGGCAGTCAGGCCGCAGGGATTAATTGATGTAAATATTTTAAACTGGGTCAAGCTTAAAACATCAAAGAGGAGGCAAAAGCATGGTACTTCAAGTCAAAAAAGCATGTAA
- a CDS encoding branched-chain amino acid ABC transporter permease, whose amino-acid sequence MLIEQLINGITLGSIYAIVALGFTLVFGVLGIINMAHGEIFMFGAFIGVVVTSTFKGPLWLAFLAAIAVTAAMGYLLERFALRPLRNKQGVSHLAPLISTIGVSILLENLSHHIFGPGNHPFRASFAEISFQIGSITVYLVQIVIFVISVLLMYALSFWLGKTKAGKALRATAENLETASLLGVDVKRTITMTVIIASAMGGIAGILVGMAFNSVTPQMGLSIGLKGLAIIILGGMGNVKGAMAGGLILGLAETFVVVYGDSGYKDAIAFAAIIIILLIRPQGLFGQKISA is encoded by the coding sequence GTGTTAATCGAACAATTAATAAACGGAATTACCCTTGGCAGCATTTATGCCATTGTTGCACTTGGGTTTACATTGGTTTTCGGGGTGCTTGGGATTATCAATATGGCCCACGGAGAAATTTTTATGTTCGGAGCCTTTATTGGCGTTGTTGTCACTTCCACTTTTAAAGGGCCGCTTTGGCTTGCCTTTCTGGCAGCGATAGCGGTAACTGCTGCAATGGGCTATTTGCTTGAGCGATTTGCCCTGAGGCCGCTTCGGAATAAACAGGGGGTATCCCATCTGGCGCCATTGATCAGCACCATTGGTGTATCGATACTGCTGGAAAACCTGTCCCACCATATTTTTGGACCGGGCAACCACCCTTTCCGTGCTTCTTTTGCGGAAATAAGCTTCCAAATCGGTTCGATAACTGTGTATCTTGTGCAGATTGTCATCTTTGTCATATCCGTACTGCTCATGTACGCCCTTTCTTTTTGGCTGGGAAAAACAAAGGCAGGAAAAGCCTTAAGAGCAACTGCTGAAAATTTGGAAACTGCAAGCCTTCTTGGTGTTGATGTGAAAAGAACAATTACAATGACGGTCATTATCGCATCGGCAATGGGCGGGATCGCCGGTATCCTTGTCGGAATGGCCTTTAACTCTGTTACGCCGCAGATGGGCTTGTCCATCGGGCTTAAAGGACTCGCTATCATCATTCTTGGCGGCATGGGAAATGTCAAGGGAGCGATGGCTGGGGGCCTTATCCTTGGTCTGGCCGAAACCTTTGTCGTTGTCTACGGCGATTCAGGATACAAGGATGCAATCGCTTTTGCGGCCATCATCATCATACTTCTCATCAGGCCGCAGGGATTGTTTGGCCAAAAAATTTCAGCGTAA
- a CDS encoding ABC transporter substrate-binding protein, protein MRKQLKKFAKFTALSSLLVLSACGGNQAAGDEDGKSSGGAVKADIGVISYISGPGAAYGEAITNGLKLAKEEINGKGEVEINLVVEDSAGKQDQALTAAQKLMNSENVTAIIGPTLSTEMNVVGPEADLNGVPIMGTSTTAEGIPQIGDYVFRNSLPEALAIPAAIDKAIEKYDAKKVAILYGNDDVFTKSGFDTMKKAAEEKGLEILTIETFQKGQSDYNAQLTKIKGLKPDLILASALYNEGAVIMDQARKMGIEVPFVGGNGFNSPEVINIAGDAADGLIVATPWYGEKEDDKVKEFVSKYEKEYGKKPDQFAAQAYDALYIMAEALKNAGEADRDALRDALAEVKGFNGILGEFSFDEEGDVVMDPTVLVIEGGAFKEFN, encoded by the coding sequence ATGAGAAAGCAGTTAAAGAAATTTGCTAAATTTACAGCATTGTCCAGTTTGCTTGTCCTATCTGCATGCGGCGGCAACCAGGCTGCAGGGGATGAGGATGGGAAGAGCAGCGGAGGAGCGGTTAAAGCGGATATTGGAGTTATTTCCTATATCAGCGGGCCGGGTGCAGCTTATGGCGAAGCTATCACAAATGGTTTAAAGCTCGCAAAGGAAGAAATCAATGGCAAGGGTGAAGTCGAGATAAACCTTGTTGTAGAAGATTCCGCCGGCAAGCAGGACCAGGCATTGACAGCAGCACAAAAGCTAATGAATTCAGAGAATGTGACTGCCATAATCGGGCCTACATTAAGTACAGAAATGAATGTAGTGGGTCCTGAAGCTGACCTCAACGGAGTGCCGATCATGGGGACTTCCACAACGGCAGAAGGGATTCCGCAAATTGGGGACTATGTCTTCCGCAACTCGCTGCCTGAAGCATTGGCCATTCCGGCTGCAATCGATAAAGCCATTGAAAAATATGATGCTAAAAAAGTAGCAATTCTATATGGAAATGATGATGTTTTTACAAAATCAGGCTTTGACACGATGAAAAAAGCAGCGGAAGAGAAGGGCCTTGAAATCTTAACGATTGAAACGTTCCAAAAAGGTCAATCAGATTATAATGCTCAGCTGACAAAAATTAAAGGCTTAAAGCCGGACCTTATTCTGGCGTCTGCTCTATACAATGAAGGTGCAGTCATCATGGATCAGGCCAGGAAAATGGGCATTGAGGTTCCGTTTGTCGGAGGAAACGGCTTTAATTCTCCTGAAGTCATCAATATCGCAGGGGATGCAGCAGATGGTCTCATTGTGGCAACTCCATGGTATGGTGAAAAAGAAGATGATAAGGTCAAAGAATTTGTAAGTAAATATGAAAAGGAATACGGCAAAAAGCCAGATCAGTTTGCAGCACAGGCTTACGATGCACTGTACATAATGGCTGAGGCATTGAAGAATGCGGGTGAAGCTGACCGTGATGCACTTCGGGATGCTCTGGCCGAGGTCAAGGGCTTTAATGGAATTCTTGGAGAGTTCTCTTTCGATGAAGAAGGAGATGTCGTGATGGATCCGACCGTTTTGGTTATTGAAGGCGGAGCATTTAAGGAATTTAACTAA
- a CDS encoding proline dehydrogenase family protein, with translation MEAITRDFFLYLSKNSLLNKIAQNRGGSFAAGKLIGGVDFKSSVRFIRDLNNQGLSVTVDHLGEFVDSVEVANERTEECISTIEMISKEGLDSQVSLKMTSLGLDIDRDLVVKNMTRILDTAEKHKIMVTIDMEDVPRCQATIDLFKQFKEKYSCVSTVLQAYLYRTEKDLEDLGKYQPFLRLVKGAYKEAPEHAFPEKTDVDENYKKLIEQSLLNGNYTAIASHDDQIIEYTKELAKKHNISNDRFEFQMLYGMRNKTQLELAKQGYKMRVYVPYGMDWYGYFMRRLAERPANIAFAFKGIFKK, from the coding sequence ATGGAAGCGATTACAAGAGACTTTTTTCTATATTTATCAAAAAATAGCTTACTGAATAAAATTGCCCAGAACAGAGGCGGAAGTTTTGCTGCAGGAAAATTAATTGGCGGGGTTGATTTCAAAAGCAGCGTCCGCTTTATCAGGGATCTGAACAATCAAGGACTTTCTGTAACAGTGGACCATTTGGGAGAATTTGTTGATTCTGTTGAAGTGGCTAATGAACGGACAGAGGAATGTATTTCAACCATTGAAATGATCAGCAAAGAAGGACTTGATTCACAAGTATCCCTAAAAATGACTTCACTTGGTCTTGATATCGATCGTGATCTTGTTGTGAAAAATATGACCAGAATTCTTGATACTGCGGAGAAGCATAAGATTATGGTGACAATTGATATGGAGGATGTGCCGCGCTGCCAGGCAACGATCGATTTGTTTAAACAGTTTAAAGAGAAGTACAGCTGTGTGAGCACCGTTCTGCAGGCGTACCTGTACCGGACTGAAAAGGATCTGGAGGATCTGGGGAAATACCAGCCCTTCTTAAGACTGGTAAAAGGCGCTTATAAAGAAGCACCGGAGCACGCATTTCCTGAGAAGACAGATGTTGATGAAAACTATAAGAAATTAATAGAACAAAGTCTCTTAAACGGAAACTATACAGCAATAGCTTCCCATGATGATCAGATCATCGAGTACACAAAAGAATTAGCAAAGAAGCATAACATTTCAAACGATCGTTTCGAGTTCCAAATGCTTTATGGCATGAGGAATAAAACACAGCTGGAGCTGGCAAAGCAAGGCTATAAGATGCGTGTCTATGTGCCATACGGCATGGACTGGTACGGCTATTTCATGAGAAGGCTTGCTGAACGGCCGGCTAATATTGCATTTGCTTTTAAGGGCATTTTCAAGAAATAA